Proteins co-encoded in one Leucobacter exalbidus genomic window:
- the secF gene encoding protein translocase subunit SecF, with protein MARSFADFGNALYTGEKSINFIGKRRLWYAVSVVLILLSIIGPLARGGFTFGIEFTGGSQFQVHLTEGQDRDPAVAQKAVESVLPQSAPRVTLVGPTDLRVQTEALTDADNRAVTAALVEQYDVSADEVTYSFIGPAWGQDITKQAVIALFVFLIFAALVMALYFRTWKMSLAAIIALLHDLVITAGIYGASGFEITPAAMIGFLTILGYSLYDTVVVFDKIRENTLPGQLSERQTFGEAVNLGVNQTLVRSINTSIVALLPVGSILFIGAFVLGAGTLRDISLALFIGILVGAYSTIFIASPVYAHLRESDEDIKRHDAKALKLRGEEPAATAVADEPASPATSAS; from the coding sequence ATGGCTCGTTCATTCGCAGATTTTGGCAACGCGCTCTACACCGGTGAGAAGTCGATCAACTTCATCGGTAAGCGTCGCCTGTGGTACGCGGTATCGGTGGTATTGATTCTGCTGTCCATCATCGGGCCGCTCGCCCGTGGCGGATTCACCTTCGGTATTGAGTTCACCGGTGGCAGCCAGTTCCAGGTGCACCTCACCGAGGGGCAGGATCGCGACCCGGCGGTTGCGCAGAAGGCCGTTGAATCGGTGCTGCCGCAGAGCGCACCTCGCGTCACGCTCGTGGGTCCCACCGACCTGCGTGTGCAGACCGAGGCCCTCACCGATGCCGACAACCGTGCAGTCACCGCCGCGCTGGTTGAGCAGTACGACGTCTCAGCCGATGAAGTGACGTATTCGTTCATTGGCCCGGCCTGGGGCCAAGACATCACGAAGCAGGCAGTGATTGCACTGTTCGTCTTCTTGATTTTTGCGGCGCTCGTGATGGCCCTGTACTTCCGCACCTGGAAGATGTCGCTCGCGGCCATCATCGCCCTGCTGCACGACCTCGTCATTACCGCTGGCATCTACGGTGCCTCTGGCTTCGAGATCACGCCCGCGGCCATGATCGGGTTCTTGACGATTCTCGGTTACTCGCTGTACGACACCGTGGTGGTGTTCGACAAGATCCGCGAGAACACCCTGCCCGGTCAGCTCAGCGAGCGCCAGACCTTCGGCGAGGCCGTGAACCTCGGTGTCAACCAGACGCTGGTGCGTTCGATCAACACCTCGATTGTCGCGTTGCTGCCCGTTGGGTCGATTCTGTTCATCGGCGCATTCGTGCTCGGTGCTGGCACGCTGCGCGACATCTCGCTGGCGCTGTTCATCGGCATCTTGGTCGGCGCATACTCGACGATCTTCATCGCATCGCCGGTGTACGCACACCTGCGCGAGAGCGACGAAGATATCAAGCGTCACGATGCAAAGGCACTGAAGCTGCGCGGCGAAGAACCCGCCGCAACGGCAGTCGCCGACGAGCCGGCCTCGCCCGCGACCAGCGCGTCGTAG
- the rpsD gene encoding 30S ribosomal protein S4: MSTTSRTRSQTRLSRSLGIALTPKAAKYLEKRPYGPGQHGRTKRKSDSDYAVRLREKQRLRAQYGIREKQLTIAFKEARRQDGLTGENLVEILETRLDALVLRAGFARTTAQARQMVVHRHILVDGKIVDRPSFRVKPGQQIHVKARSEGTEPFQVAAAGGHAEVLPPVPGYLEVELDKLQARLLRRPKRVEIPVTCEVQLVVEYYSGR, encoded by the coding sequence GTGTCGACTACGTCGCGTACCCGTTCCCAGACCCGCCTGTCGCGCTCACTGGGCATTGCCCTGACGCCGAAGGCGGCTAAGTACCTGGAGAAGCGCCCCTATGGCCCCGGCCAGCACGGCCGCACCAAGCGTAAGAGCGACAGCGATTACGCCGTTCGCCTCCGCGAGAAGCAGCGTCTGCGCGCCCAGTACGGCATTCGCGAGAAGCAGCTGACCATTGCGTTTAAGGAAGCCCGTCGTCAGGACGGCCTGACCGGTGAGAACCTGGTCGAGATCCTTGAGACGCGTCTTGACGCGCTCGTGCTGCGTGCAGGCTTCGCCCGCACCACCGCACAGGCACGCCAGATGGTTGTGCACCGCCACATCCTGGTTGACGGCAAGATCGTTGACCGCCCCTCGTTCCGCGTCAAGCCGGGTCAGCAGATCCACGTGAAGGCACGTTCAGAGGGCACCGAGCCTTTCCAGGTGGCAGCCGCTGGTGGCCACGCTGAGGTTCTTCCCCCCGTCCCCGGTTACCTCGAGGTCGAGCTGGACAAGCTGCAGGCACGCCTGCTGCGTCGTCCGAAGCGCGTCGAGATTCCCGTGACGTGTGAAGTACAGCTCGTGGTTGAGTACTACTCAGGCCGCTAA
- a CDS encoding replication-associated recombination protein A, whose protein sequence is MRPRSLDEVVGQQHLLLPGSPLRTLASDGGNGAVSVILWGPPGTGKTTLAQAIAHTSGRRFVELSAITAGIKDVRTVMERALNDRDLFDIPTVLFLDEIHRFTKAQQDALLPGVENGWVTLIAATTENPSFSVISPLLSRSLLLTLEPLIETDLRALLVRAASDPRGFADALDVDDEAYDALVQLASGDARRALTGLEAAAASAFAAERGDDERPRITAELVSLAVNRALLRYDKKGDQHYDVISAFIKSMRGSDPDAAVHYLARMIEAGEDPRFIARRLMVHAAEDVGLADPQALVIAVAAAEATQMIGLPEARIPLAEATIYIATAPKSGAVINAIDSAIADVKAGRFGLVPKHLRDAHYPGAKRLGHGQGYIFPHNDPRGVSTQQYLPDELVGREYYAPTQHGNEREVADRLEKIRRITRGS, encoded by the coding sequence ATGCGGCCCCGCTCTCTCGACGAAGTTGTGGGCCAGCAACACCTGCTTTTGCCGGGCTCTCCGCTGCGCACCCTCGCCTCCGACGGGGGCAACGGCGCCGTGTCGGTGATCTTGTGGGGCCCGCCCGGCACGGGCAAGACGACCCTCGCGCAGGCAATTGCCCACACGAGTGGCCGCCGATTTGTTGAGCTCTCGGCCATTACCGCCGGCATCAAGGATGTGCGCACCGTGATGGAACGCGCGCTCAATGACCGCGATCTCTTCGACATTCCGACTGTGCTGTTTCTCGACGAGATTCACCGCTTCACCAAGGCGCAGCAGGATGCGCTGCTGCCCGGCGTGGAAAACGGCTGGGTCACGCTGATCGCGGCGACGACCGAGAACCCATCATTTTCGGTGATCAGCCCGCTGCTGTCGCGCTCACTGCTGCTGACGCTCGAGCCACTCATCGAGACCGATCTGCGCGCACTTCTGGTGCGGGCGGCTAGCGACCCGCGCGGCTTTGCCGACGCCCTCGACGTCGATGATGAGGCCTACGACGCCCTGGTGCAGCTGGCTTCGGGCGATGCGCGGCGTGCGCTCACGGGCCTCGAGGCTGCGGCGGCTTCGGCCTTCGCCGCCGAGCGGGGCGATGATGAGCGACCCCGGATCACCGCTGAGCTCGTCTCGCTCGCCGTCAATCGGGCGCTGCTGCGATACGACAAAAAGGGTGATCAACACTACGACGTCATCAGCGCCTTCATTAAGTCGATGCGCGGTTCTGACCCCGATGCTGCCGTGCACTACCTCGCCCGCATGATCGAGGCGGGGGAGGACCCGCGGTTCATTGCGCGCAGGCTCATGGTGCACGCGGCAGAAGATGTGGGGCTCGCCGACCCCCAGGCGCTCGTGATCGCGGTCGCCGCCGCAGAGGCCACCCAAATGATTGGGCTGCCCGAGGCGCGCATTCCGCTCGCCGAGGCCACGATCTATATCGCGACGGCGCCGAAATCGGGGGCCGTGATCAACGCCATCGATTCGGCGATCGCCGATGTGAAGGCCGGCCGTTTCGGTCTCGTGCCCAAACACCTGCGCGATGCGCACTATCCGGGCGCGAAGCGACTCGGCCACGGGCAGGGATACATTTTTCCCCATAATGACCCGCGCGGCGTGTCGACCCAGCAGTATCTGCCCGACGAGTTGGTGGGGCGCGAGTATTACGCTCCCACGCAGCACGGCAACGAACGCGAGGTGGCAGATCGCTTGGAAAAGATCCGGCGCATCACGAGAGGTTCGTAG
- the ruvA gene encoding Holliday junction branch migration protein RuvA, which produces MIASLSGPVLSSGAGWAVVGVGGLGMRVELPSGRVSQASVGDVVTVHTSLVVREDSLTLFGFQTSDELEVFGHLIGVTGVGPRSALGVLSTLTPAEVARAVAAEDEKVFRKVSGIGPKTAKLIVISLAGKLQAASYADETVAPVGGAASHADAVRDGLMGLGWNEQAAAGAVEDALAAGAPTDNAGLLRASLALLQAARGGGR; this is translated from the coding sequence GTGATTGCATCATTGTCGGGCCCAGTGCTCTCGTCAGGGGCCGGTTGGGCCGTAGTAGGTGTCGGTGGGCTCGGCATGCGAGTGGAACTGCCCAGTGGGCGGGTGTCGCAGGCCTCGGTCGGCGACGTCGTCACCGTGCACACCTCACTGGTGGTGCGCGAAGACTCGCTCACCCTGTTTGGCTTTCAAACCTCAGACGAGCTCGAAGTCTTCGGTCACCTCATCGGGGTCACCGGCGTCGGCCCCCGCAGCGCCCTGGGCGTGCTTTCGACGCTCACCCCGGCAGAGGTTGCGCGCGCGGTGGCGGCCGAAGACGAGAAGGTCTTTCGCAAGGTGTCGGGTATTGGCCCGAAAACCGCGAAGCTGATCGTGATTTCGCTCGCCGGTAAACTGCAGGCCGCCAGCTACGCCGACGAAACAGTCGCCCCCGTGGGTGGCGCGGCATCGCACGCCGACGCCGTGCGCGATGGCCTCATGGGCCTCGGCTGGAACGAGCAGGCCGCCGCCGGCGCCGTCGAAGACGCGCTGGCCGCTGGCGCCCCCACCGATAACGCCGGGCTGTTGCGTGCCTCGCTCGCACTGCTGCAGGCGGCACGAGGGGGCGGGCGATGA
- a CDS encoding DUF349 domain-containing protein translates to MTEATGQNPWGRVDEDRTVYVREGEGERAVGAFPDGTAEEALAYFERKYADIAGQVTLLEARIARGVADASAADTVAKLQETLVEPAAVGDIEGLRTRVAALVEKTAVLTKQQNAERDAAKQAAVAKREAIVIEAEALAAQPEASIRWKDTSEAFEKLFTDWQTAQRSGPQVPKAQADAMWKRFRAARHSFDAARRAHFAQLDANNKDVKQRKERIIAAAEALAPRGIEGIPAYRSLLDDWKAAGRASRKLDDQLWARFKAAGDQLYAAKAAEAAQTNEEYTANLEAKEAILVEATPILEVKDHAAARKQLTAIQLRWDEIGRVPRESLREVEGRLRKIEDHVKALEEDHWRKTNPETQARSEGLRGQLEASIAELTAEIAEATAAGDTKAKAAAEQTLETQRSWLAAIDG, encoded by the coding sequence GTGACTGAAGCGACAGGCCAGAACCCCTGGGGACGAGTCGATGAGGACCGCACGGTCTACGTGCGCGAGGGCGAGGGCGAACGCGCCGTCGGCGCCTTCCCCGACGGGACCGCAGAAGAAGCACTCGCATACTTCGAACGCAAGTATGCCGATATCGCAGGTCAGGTGACGCTTCTCGAAGCGCGCATCGCCCGCGGTGTTGCAGACGCTTCGGCGGCCGATACCGTAGCGAAGCTGCAGGAAACCCTCGTTGAGCCGGCAGCCGTTGGCGATATCGAAGGCCTGCGCACTCGCGTAGCTGCACTCGTAGAGAAGACTGCTGTACTCACCAAGCAGCAGAACGCAGAGCGCGACGCGGCCAAGCAGGCTGCAGTCGCCAAGCGCGAAGCAATTGTCATCGAGGCCGAGGCACTCGCTGCCCAGCCCGAGGCTTCCATTCGTTGGAAGGACACGAGCGAAGCGTTCGAGAAGCTCTTCACCGATTGGCAGACCGCTCAGCGCAGCGGCCCCCAGGTGCCCAAGGCACAGGCTGACGCGATGTGGAAGCGGTTCCGTGCCGCACGTCACTCGTTCGATGCCGCGCGCCGCGCCCACTTTGCCCAGCTCGACGCCAACAACAAGGACGTCAAGCAGCGCAAGGAGCGCATCATCGCTGCAGCCGAGGCGCTCGCGCCCCGCGGTATCGAGGGCATCCCCGCGTACCGTTCGCTGCTCGATGACTGGAAGGCCGCAGGCCGCGCGAGCCGCAAGCTCGACGACCAGCTGTGGGCCCGCTTCAAGGCTGCAGGCGATCAGCTCTACGCCGCAAAGGCCGCAGAAGCCGCTCAGACGAACGAGGAGTACACGGCCAACCTCGAAGCCAAGGAAGCCATCTTGGTCGAGGCTACGCCCATCCTCGAGGTGAAGGATCACGCTGCAGCCCGCAAGCAGCTCACCGCGATCCAGCTGCGCTGGGACGAGATCGGCCGCGTGCCGCGCGAGTCACTGCGCGAGGTCGAGGGTCGTCTGCGCAAGATCGAAGATCACGTGAAGGCGCTCGAAGAGGATCACTGGCGCAAGACCAACCCCGAGACGCAGGCTCGCAGCGAAGGTCTGCGCGGCCAGCTCGAGGCGTCAATCGCTGAGCTCACCGCTGAAATCGCTGAGGCGACCGCCGCGGGCGACACGAAGGCGAAGGCTGCCGCCGAGCAGACACTGGAGACCCAGCGTTCATGGCTCGCCGCCATCGACGGCTAA
- the ruvB gene encoding Holliday junction branch migration DNA helicase RuvB yields MSDELSAQATPTDQGYEGALRPATLDEFVGQAKVRKQMGLLLNAAAMRNHTPDHILLAGPPGLGKTTLSMIVAAEVGKPLHQTSGPAIQHAGDLAAVLSALTPGEVLFIDEIHRMARSAEEMLYLAMEDFKVDIMVGKGAGATSVPLELAPFTLVGATTRAGLLPNPLRDRFGFTAHLEFYSDDELTSVVTRASGLLGFEVSETGLEEIARRSRGTPRIANRLLRRVRDYSLVHDTPGDTAAVRAALALYDVDDHGLDRLDREVLRAVVERFEGGPVGLSTLAVSVGEEAETIEAVVEPFLVRAGLLTRTPRGRVATRLGWEHIGLRPV; encoded by the coding sequence ATGAGCGACGAGCTCTCGGCGCAGGCCACCCCCACCGATCAGGGCTACGAGGGCGCGCTGCGCCCCGCCACCCTCGATGAGTTTGTGGGCCAGGCGAAGGTGCGCAAGCAGATGGGGCTGCTGCTGAACGCGGCCGCCATGCGCAACCACACCCCCGACCACATCTTGCTTGCCGGCCCGCCCGGCCTGGGCAAAACGACGCTCTCGATGATCGTGGCCGCCGAAGTGGGCAAGCCGCTGCACCAAACCTCGGGCCCCGCGATTCAGCACGCCGGCGACCTCGCCGCGGTACTGTCTGCGCTCACCCCGGGCGAGGTGCTGTTTATCGACGAGATTCACCGCATGGCACGCAGCGCAGAAGAGATGCTCTACCTCGCGATGGAAGACTTCAAGGTCGACATTATGGTGGGCAAGGGCGCCGGCGCGACCTCGGTGCCGCTCGAGCTTGCGCCGTTCACCCTGGTGGGTGCCACGACGCGCGCTGGCCTGCTGCCCAACCCGCTGCGCGACCGCTTCGGGTTTACCGCGCACCTCGAGTTCTACTCTGACGATGAGCTCACGAGCGTGGTAACCCGCGCCTCGGGCCTACTCGGATTCGAAGTTTCTGAGACGGGGCTCGAAGAGATCGCGCGCCGCTCACGGGGCACCCCCCGCATCGCGAACCGGCTGCTGCGCCGCGTGCGCGACTACAGCCTCGTGCACGATACGCCGGGGGACACCGCGGCCGTGCGCGCGGCGCTCGCGCTCTACGACGTCGACGATCACGGCCTCGACCGCCTCGACCGCGAGGTGCTGCGCGCGGTCGTCGAACGTTTCGAGGGCGGCCCCGTCGGGCTCTCAACGCTTGCCGTGTCGGTGGGCGAAGAAGCCGAGACCATTGAGGCCGTCGTCGAGCCGTTTTTGGTGCGTGCGGGCCTGCTCACGCGCACCCCTCGCGGCCGCGTGGCGACGCGGCTGGGCTGGGAACATATTGGGCTGCGGCCCGTCTAA
- the yajC gene encoding preprotein translocase subunit YajC, with product MDPITLMMFALIAVMIFFMFRNSKKRKAAMEEMQTNMRPGAEVMLQSGIFATLEEIDEETNRATVRSGNSTLIVHRNAISQVVTPLADSADASQSSDIAPDDDPAFGERLASGESAAQADAAAAETTEAAAEEPTSADSTENPGEEQTPKA from the coding sequence TTGGACCCGATTACCCTCATGATGTTTGCCCTCATCGCAGTGATGATCTTCTTCATGTTCCGCAACAGCAAGAAGCGCAAGGCTGCTATGGAAGAGATGCAGACCAACATGCGACCGGGCGCCGAGGTGATGCTTCAGTCGGGCATTTTCGCGACGCTCGAAGAGATCGACGAAGAAACGAACCGCGCTACGGTTCGCAGCGGCAACAGCACCCTCATTGTGCACCGCAACGCCATTAGCCAGGTCGTGACCCCGCTCGCTGACTCAGCTGACGCTAGCCAGTCAAGCGACATCGCTCCCGACGACGATCCCGCCTTCGGCGAGCGTCTCGCGAGCGGCGAATCAGCAGCGCAGGCAGACGCCGCAGCCGCTGAAACGACCGAGGCAGCGGCTGAAGAGCCCACCTCAGCTGATTCAACCGAGAACCCGGGCGAAGAGCAGACCCCTAAGGCGTAA
- the secD gene encoding protein translocase subunit SecD, with protein MASSPAVRRARKSLIFLLIVIVGLTGLIAYGVERSGATWAPKLALDLQGGTQILLAAEQTDGKAIAGDQLQQAVSIIRQRVDAAGVSEAEITTQGNQHISVAIPGKADEATLQRIEASAKLDFRPVLTIGMGVNMQQPLADDATAEEKKERAAQEKALEEAAAGPVDPDPLPKSAGDLAWATPALLAQFEAFTCASEEALDSRDAKADRPLITCDDSGTAKYLLGPVELGGDVITDATAQMGTTQSGATTGEWVVQITMNKKGTADFGKISTRLFGAAEPQNQFAFVLDGNVLSAPAMQGQILDGRPSISGGFTQESAQALADQLKFGALPMDFTVQSQEDISATLGTSQLSAGLLAGLIGLLAVVVYSVFQYRALGSLTIASLVVAGVLTYLLLTFFSWRQGYRLSLAGVAGIIVAVGFTADSFIVYFERIRDALRDGFSIESAVENGWKKAFRTVLASDGVNFLAAAILFILAVGSVKGFAFTLGLTTLVDILVVALFTHPMMTLLARTKFYRTGHKFSGLDPQALGAVYRGRAAFREPAKADRKKNVKSAREAERRQTIAERKAAAGKES; from the coding sequence GTGGCGTCGTCTCCCGCTGTGCGCAGGGCTCGTAAATCCCTGATTTTCCTTCTGATCGTTATCGTTGGTCTCACTGGTCTCATCGCCTACGGCGTTGAGCGCAGCGGCGCAACCTGGGCCCCCAAATTGGCCCTCGACCTGCAGGGCGGCACGCAGATTCTGCTCGCCGCCGAGCAGACCGATGGTAAAGCCATTGCTGGCGACCAGCTGCAGCAGGCGGTGTCGATCATTCGGCAGCGTGTTGACGCGGCGGGTGTGTCAGAGGCAGAAATTACCACGCAGGGCAATCAGCACATCTCGGTAGCTATTCCGGGTAAGGCTGATGAGGCCACGCTGCAGCGCATCGAGGCATCTGCGAAGCTCGACTTCCGCCCCGTGCTCACCATTGGCATGGGCGTCAACATGCAGCAGCCCCTGGCTGACGACGCCACGGCCGAAGAGAAAAAGGAGCGGGCCGCTCAAGAAAAGGCGCTCGAAGAAGCAGCCGCGGGTCCTGTTGACCCTGATCCGCTGCCGAAGAGCGCCGGCGATCTGGCGTGGGCGACCCCCGCGCTGCTCGCGCAGTTCGAGGCCTTCACCTGTGCATCGGAAGAGGCCCTTGACTCGCGCGATGCGAAGGCCGACCGACCGCTCATCACCTGTGATGACAGCGGCACGGCGAAGTACCTGCTCGGCCCCGTCGAGCTCGGCGGCGACGTCATCACCGACGCCACCGCACAGATGGGCACCACCCAGAGCGGTGCAACCACCGGCGAGTGGGTCGTGCAGATCACGATGAACAAGAAGGGCACCGCTGACTTCGGCAAGATCAGCACGCGCCTGTTCGGTGCTGCTGAACCGCAGAACCAGTTCGCCTTCGTGCTTGACGGCAACGTTTTGTCTGCCCCCGCCATGCAGGGCCAGATTCTTGACGGCCGCCCCTCCATCAGCGGCGGCTTCACTCAGGAGTCGGCTCAGGCCCTCGCCGATCAGCTGAAGTTCGGCGCACTGCCGATGGACTTCACCGTGCAGAGCCAAGAGGATATCTCGGCAACGCTCGGCACCAGCCAGCTGTCGGCCGGCCTGCTCGCGGGCCTCATCGGTCTGCTGGCCGTCGTCGTTTACTCGGTCTTCCAGTACCGTGCGCTCGGCTCGCTCACCATTGCCTCACTCGTGGTGGCCGGTGTGCTGACGTACCTGCTGTTGACCTTCTTCTCGTGGCGACAGGGCTACCGACTCTCGCTCGCGGGCGTCGCCGGCATCATCGTCGCCGTGGGCTTCACCGCCGACTCCTTCATCGTGTACTTCGAGCGAATACGTGACGCTCTGCGTGACGGCTTCTCGATCGAGAGCGCGGTTGAAAACGGTTGGAAGAAAGCCTTCAGAACGGTGCTCGCCTCTGACGGCGTGAACTTCCTCGCCGCGGCGATCCTGTTCATCCTCGCCGTCGGTAGCGTGAAGGGCTTCGCGTTTACGCTCGGCCTCACCACGCTCGTCGATATCCTCGTGGTTGCGCTGTTCACGCACCCGATGATGACGCTGCTGGCACGCACGAAGTTCTACCGCACCGGCCACAAGTTCTCGGGTCTCGATCCGCAGGCACTCGGCGCGGTGTACCGCGGTCGCGCAGCATTCCGCGAACCGGCGAAGGCCGATCGCAAAAAGAACGTGAAGAGTGCTCGCGAAGCCGAGCGCCGACAGACCATTGCGGAGCGCAAGGCCGCCGCTGGAAAGGAGAGCTAA
- a CDS encoding RelA/SpoT family protein, with the protein MVASDVSQGGTAALRRLVPRIFSRGTAPGAVDQLIRTVRGNYPRSDLSVIERAYTVAERAHRGQKRRSGEPYITHPIAVAQILAELGVAPVAIAAALLHDTVEDTEYTLEQLTAEFSEEIAMLVDGVTKLDKVKYGDSAQAETVRKMVVAMSRDIRVLVIKLADRLHNARTWGFVPSDSAKRKAQETIEIYAPLAHRLGIQSIKAELEDLSFAVLKPKLYAEIENLVTQRNPEREKIVGEVTASIEADLRESKIRGEVTGRPKELYSIYQKMIVRGRDFDDIYDLVGIRTLVSSIRDCYAVLGAVHARWTPIPGRFKDYIATPKFNLYQSLHTTVIGPDGRAVEIQIRTVEMHQRAEYGVAAHWKYKQRAQNGTAPSSNDMAWLAHISDWQAETEDPSEFLDALRYEIGAKEVYVFTPKGRVIGLPEGGTTVDFAYAVHTEVGHRTMGARVNGRLVPLETSLQNGDVVEVFTSKDPEGGPNQNWLTFVKSKRAQNKIRQWFTKERREEAAEAGKIDIAKTLRKQGLPLHRVMNSESLQQVALQLRYADVAALYAAVGEGNVSAQHVVEKVTALVFDEQTSSEPALATMPIIEAPRVSRSTDSSGVMVKGASDVLAKLAKCCTPVPGDEIRGFVTKGQGVSVHRVDCHNFITLQQQPERIVDVDWAPTHKSVFLVQIQVEALDRSGLLSDVTRTLSEHHVNILSASVNTSTSRLALSKFVFEMANATHLDHVLNAVRRIEGVYDVYRITN; encoded by the coding sequence ATGGTAGCCAGTGACGTTTCGCAGGGCGGTACGGCTGCGCTCAGGCGCCTAGTACCTCGAATTTTTTCACGCGGCACCGCGCCCGGCGCGGTCGATCAGCTGATTCGCACGGTGCGCGGAAACTATCCGCGCTCCGACCTCAGCGTCATCGAACGCGCATACACGGTGGCAGAGCGCGCCCACCGCGGCCAGAAGCGCCGCAGTGGTGAGCCCTACATCACCCACCCCATCGCCGTCGCTCAGATTCTTGCTGAGCTGGGCGTGGCACCGGTCGCGATCGCGGCCGCACTGCTGCACGACACGGTCGAAGACACCGAATACACGCTCGAACAGCTCACCGCAGAGTTCAGCGAAGAAATCGCCATGCTCGTTGATGGCGTCACCAAACTTGACAAGGTGAAGTACGGCGACTCGGCTCAGGCCGAGACGGTACGCAAAATGGTCGTCGCAATGTCGCGCGATATTCGTGTACTCGTCATTAAGCTCGCCGACCGCTTGCATAACGCGCGCACCTGGGGCTTCGTACCCAGCGACTCGGCGAAGCGTAAAGCGCAAGAAACCATCGAGATTTATGCGCCGCTCGCGCACCGCCTGGGAATCCAGTCGATCAAGGCCGAACTCGAGGATCTCTCGTTCGCCGTCTTGAAGCCGAAGCTCTACGCCGAGATTGAAAATCTGGTGACGCAGCGCAACCCCGAGCGCGAGAAGATTGTCGGCGAGGTGACCGCGTCGATCGAAGCTGACCTGCGCGAGAGCAAGATCAGGGGCGAAGTCACCGGCCGCCCGAAAGAGCTGTACTCGATTTATCAGAAGATGATCGTGCGCGGCCGAGATTTCGATGACATCTACGACCTCGTGGGAATTCGCACGCTCGTGTCGTCGATTCGCGACTGTTACGCGGTGCTCGGTGCGGTGCACGCGCGGTGGACCCCCATTCCGGGGCGTTTCAAGGACTACATCGCCACCCCCAAATTTAATCTCTACCAGTCGCTGCACACGACCGTGATCGGGCCCGATGGCCGCGCGGTCGAGATCCAGATTCGCACGGTAGAAATGCATCAGCGCGCCGAGTACGGTGTCGCCGCGCACTGGAAGTATAAGCAGCGCGCACAAAACGGTACTGCCCCCAGCTCCAATGACATGGCGTGGCTGGCCCACATCTCAGACTGGCAGGCCGAGACCGAAGACCCGAGCGAATTCCTTGACGCGCTGCGCTACGAAATTGGCGCGAAAGAGGTGTACGTCTTCACGCCGAAGGGCCGCGTGATCGGTCTGCCCGAGGGCGGCACCACGGTGGACTTTGCGTATGCGGTGCACACCGAGGTGGGGCACCGCACGATGGGTGCCCGCGTGAACGGCCGCCTCGTGCCGCTCGAAACGTCACTGCAAAACGGCGACGTTGTTGAGGTGTTTACTTCGAAGGACCCCGAGGGTGGGCCGAACCAAAACTGGCTGACGTTTGTGAAGAGCAAGCGCGCTCAGAACAAGATTCGCCAGTGGTTCACCAAGGAGCGCCGCGAAGAGGCGGCCGAGGCCGGTAAGATCGACATCGCCAAGACGCTGCGCAAGCAGGGGCTGCCCCTGCACCGCGTGATGAACTCTGAGTCACTGCAGCAGGTCGCCCTGCAACTGCGGTACGCCGATGTGGCGGCGCTCTACGCCGCGGTGGGCGAGGGCAACGTTTCGGCGCAGCACGTCGTCGAAAAGGTAACCGCGCTCGTGTTCGACGAGCAGACCTCGTCTGAACCGGCGCTCGCGACGATGCCCATCATTGAGGCGCCACGCGTGTCTCGCTCCACCGACTCGAGCGGCGTGATGGTGAAGGGTGCCAGCGATGTGCTGGCGAAACTCGCCAAGTGCTGTACCCCGGTGCCGGGCGATGAGATTCGCGGCTTCGTCACCAAGGGTCAGGGCGTCTCGGTGCACCGCGTTGATTGCCACAACTTCATCACGCTGCAGCAGCAGCCCGAGCGCATTGTCGACGTCGACTGGGCGCCCACGCACAAGAGCGTGTTCCTCGTGCAGATTCAGGTCGAGGCGCTCGACCGCTCGGGTCTGCTCTCAGATGTGACGCGCACGCTCTCTGAGCACCACGTCAACATTTTGTCGGCGTCGGTGAACACCTCGACCTCGCGTTTGGCGCTGAGCAAGTTTGTGTTTGAGATGGCCAACGCCACGCACCTCGATCACGTGCTGAACGCGGTGCGACGCATCGAGGGCGTCTACGACGTCTACCGCATCACGAACTAG